GCCACGTCGGCGAGAGCGACATCACAAACTTCATCCTCCTcagccgcgcccgccagcagctcaaggTGCCCTTCatcgcctcgggcggcttcgccgacggctgggggctcgccgccgccctcgtcctcggcgcctgcGGCATCAACATGGGCACCCGCTTCATGTGCACCGTCGAGGCCCCCGTCCACCAGCGCATCAAGGAGGAGATTGTCCGCGCCCAGGAGACGGACACGACcctcctgctgcgccgctggcgcAACACCAGCCGCCTCTACAAGAACAaggtcgccctcgaggccctcaGGATTGAGCGCGAGAGCACCACGGGCGAGTTCAACGAGGTCGCGCCCCTCGTCAGCGGCAAGCGAGGCAAGGAGGTCTTTGTCAACGGCGACCCCGAGCATGGTGTACGTTGGaccaccccctcccctccaccctctctctttctcagcaagcaagcaagcaagcaagcaagcaccacAGATGGTCTTCTCCCCTTCCTCGCGCTGACAGGTTCCGTGCTTCTAGGTGTGGACCACGGGCCAGGTCATCGGCCTCATCCACGACATCCCGACGTGCGACGTCCTGGTTAACCGCATtgagcgcgaggccgagagcgCGATCAAGGAGCGCCTTTCACTTATCAAGCCTGACTCCAAGCTTTAGACTACTCCCATTTTACAGAGCCATGTATGCGTGTATAAATTCTACAATAAAGTCTATAGATTGACGGTGTTCTCTTTTCATCTAAACCGTTTGCCACCATCGGGAGCAAACTCATAACCCAGCCCTCCCTAATATCGAGCATCTAGTGTAGTCTAGGCCAGTCGTtcccatcgtcgtcgtgttaCATTCATGCCCCGTCATCAACTACACCAATTCGACTTCTCGAGGTTCCGACTTTGACAGCCACCGCCCGTCTAGCCGACTCCCGGCCTGGGGCCCTTCTGGCTGGTTTGCGTGCCGTCTCAAGCGCaccgtcggcatcggccggGCTGTCTGCCAGCCCTCGCCTTCGCAGAGGCTTATGCACGTCTCCCCGATGACGAGCGACTCCCCCTTCGAGAGCTCCGCCGTCCAGCCCTTGGGCGCCGCGTGCGTGTCTGCTTCCTCGCCGCgtgcgtcctcggcgagcgagaGCTGTGCCTCGATGAAGGCCCCGCGGGTGCCAATGTAGAAGCTGTCCGCAAGATCCGACGTTTTGGCCAGCGAACAGGCCTCCTCGCGCTTATTCTTGGTGTAGTAGAGCGTCGCGTCCGGCCGCCAGTAGGGGTTCCTAGACGTTTCATGCCATATGCAGCGAGTccccgcatcgtcgtcacaACGACGAGATGACGTTGGCTCCGAGCCGTCGACCGCGGGCTCCTGATAGCCATGGGCTCCTCTCCACGGCCGAGGATAAGGACGCTGGCCGAAACAGGGCAGCGCGTCCGAGTGATAGTAAGGCTTCGGGAACCGAAAGTCGAATATGCGCACAACGggctccatggccgccgcggcaacgAAGCGCTGCATGCCGtaggcgagcagcgcgctACTCGGGTTGTAGGGCTGAAAGGTGTCACGGTATGCGGCGTCATGGTCCGAAGGCGTGCGCATATCCAGAAGCCTAAGCCCAATTATATATCAGCTCTATGTATGTTGTCTGATTGTCTCGAATTCTGTCATCAGGGCGggaagggaaaggggggggcaCACCCACCTATAGCTTCCGTCACGCCAGGCACTCAGCAGCAGGTTCCCCGTGGTCCCGACGGGTTCGATGGCCCACACGGTATGTttcgtcgcccgcgagggGACGGCCGACTTGCACCCGTCGAAACGGGCAcgcttcggcggcggggagagcTCGATGCCGGTCGGCCGGATCTTACCCCATTGTAGCGGCTCGCTGCTCCAGCTGACGCCGCACGCGACGGTGTCGCTGCTCAGGAACTTGACGCAGTGCACCATGGAGGCATAGCCTcggctgtcggcggcggcatcctgcGACACGTCGTAGTACAGCATTGGCTTCAGCTCCTTCTCCGAGACGTCGGTGGAAGATAGGTTGTATAGAGTCAGGAGGGTGCTCCGGCAACTCGCCAGGATCTTCGACTCGGGCTGCCATTCGGTCCACatgacggcgcgctggcccATCGAGCGTCCCAGGTTGAGCTCCTTGTCGTCCACGGGGAGcagcatcctcgtcggctggCCAAAGGAGTCGTCAAAGGCAGCGGAGAGCAGTTGAACGTCGCCGTTTGCCCTGCCCACGGCGAGCTCTGCCTTTGCGCCCCTCTCGATGGTGGACACTGCCGTGACGTCGCCCGTCCCCTCAGAGTATCCCGCGTCCTTGCCCGCGAGCGACCTCCAGGTGTCTCGCGACTTGTCGCCCAGCGTCCGCCATCGAACCTGCAGGTCTTCTCCGGTCCCGcacgccagcagctcgtcctgctgccgcgagcccgacgacgacgacgtcagaCAGACATCCAGTACGGATGCAAACGGCACCGACTGTCCACCTCCGTACCGCCTCCTCAGGTTCTGCTGGCCACCTCTGCCCTGCTGATCCCCCCGGTTCTCGCGGAAGTAGCAGAAGCTCAGGCCGCGCCGTTCCCAGCATCGGTCCAGGTACGTCAaccggtcgacgacggcccgccagtccgccgccgcctccgcagGCAGTCGATATGAGGGAAACCGCGTCAGCGCCCAGGATCTCCAGCCTTCCCGGCGCATGGCGGCTTGGGTGGCGCggcacgacgcggcgaggTGGGACACATCGCGGGCcgtgtcgagctgctcgacgacgccgagcaaGACGTGATCCGGGAGGCTCCCCAGATTCGTCGATGGTGTTGTGTTCATAGTTTTGGAGTCAATAATTGGATACTCCTTCCCCTCGTCAGCCCAAGGGCCATCGGTGCCCTGGTTTTCTTCTTATTAATAAGTCCGGTCGGAGGCGTCTCTAGACACGGGGGCGCGCCTGTCTCCGCGGTCCCTACGATTGACTCAtttggatggatggcttggGGTCGAATGTACGGCTGCACCCGGTCCCGAACCTTGTCTGGCGTGAATCGAGGCGATTTTCAGACCGCAGTTTCTGGACGGCATGTGGGTGAAGGTGACATGAAGTGGAAGAAGCTGGTGGTTACCTATAGGCTATACCTAGAGATGCGTCATAATTAGCGGGCCACTAATGTACAAGACCGCCACCCACTACCCAAGGTACAGGTAGTAAGTTGGTGCCTCAAGTTTATTCGCAAACCGCCCTGCCCAGAATAGCTTCACAAAGTTGCAACACCCAATGCAGCCCGCACGCACCGTCATTGACGACGACAGTAACTCAAGGCTGTCACTCAAGGCACTGAGTCACACGAGGGCTCAAGTCATCTAATATACTGTATGGATTGCTGTCCAACAATGCTCTCCAACTCAAAGCCATGCCCCACCAAAAAACAAAAACCTATGCCAACGCCTTGCCTTTCCATCAACCACCGCCCGAGGTATCGTCATGACTCTTTCGACAACGCTCCCATCTTTGTTTCACATGAGTAAATACATGGCTCGCACACCCTTCTCAGCGGCAGCAATGTGCCAGGGGCGCACATCCGCCTCTCTTTGCACCACTCCTCTCGCCCTTGCCAGGGTACCTAGTCCTCTAAAGTGGCTGAGCATTTCGCGAAGGAGCGGCTCGTATGCCCGAGGACTGGCGTCTGTATGCACCAGGTTGACTTCCATCAACACCGGGGCGTCCTCTATCCTCGTCCCTGTGCGCTTGATCAGGTAGCCGCTGATAAGTGCAGGATGAATGTCCAAAACGCTCGAGGAATTGTTAAGCCGATGCCCAACTAGCGCACCCCAGGTCTGGTCCGTGACATCCACCAGAACGGCGTCGGAATCTGAGTCGCCTGCACCGTCTGTTCCAGGCGTAGCAGCAGTGGCATTGCCATCCCGTGCCGGTGTCGCAGGGGTGCCGCTCTGCTCAGGGGACACAATGTTCGCTTGTGGCGTCGACACCGGTGTCGTATGAAACGGCACTGAAGGCGGCTGCAACTTGACTTCTGGCGGCACAAGCTGCAGCGAGGGGCTCGTGTCCACGGCCATGAGAATGACCGCCACTGAGGCATTGTTCTCGGTTCGAGACAGGTCGATCCAACAGTCAATCTCCTGCTGGTCCATCGGCCCACACTTGGTAATGTTTATGCGCCAATGGACCTTCCACGCCGAGATGAGATCCAACGTCGACTCCCATATCTCGCGCGCGACCTCGTTCATGGAGCGAGATTGTGGTCGTCCCTTTCGCCCTAGACAATATGAGGCCGTCTCTTGTTGATTTCCACGGTCGTCCGTCCACGCAGCTGTCACCCATCTCTCGTCTACGCTTTGCGCGTACGCCACGTGAATGGCTGAGTTTTCTCGCATGAGCGATGCTGACGGCGACACTGTCAACTTAAAGTCAATGATGCGCGGTAGCTGCTGCTCCAATCTGATCGCGGGCGCAGGCATGGGGCCACTGAACAGCGTGCAACGGTCGTACGTCTCCATGCACAGCTTGATAAGCTCCTGGCCCGGCGTCACCACCAGTGAGCTTGGCGCAGACAACAAGTCTACCGAGACAAGTTGCAGGACCAGCTCATTCGGCGCCACCAGCTTCTGAGAGGCCAGGCTTTTCCAGTACGACTCGAAGTAGCGCTGAAACGCGGAACATGCCTCCACGATCGTTCCAGGGTTGCTCGGAGAGTACACGTAGTACACCACAATGTTCGTCTCAGTGACGGTCAGGCTGTTCATGGCCCCTCGCAGCGTTTCCATGCTCTCGACCAAGCTAGACCCGTGTCCAGTCATCGTGGCATCCGGCGACGTCGATATCCTGTCTACCTCGTAGGGTAACACTCCGTCATCCAGGTCTGCAGTGAGCGGCATGCTGTCCAGTGAGCCGAGCTTCAAGACTTCGTACACACTTTTTAGGCGGCCCAGGAATGTTTTGACGTTGTCATTCATGCCGGGCCAGCCCGGAAACAAACAGACGGCGTTCAAGTTCTTACGACCCGATGATGGCGCTAGGCCCAGACTTTCCCAGAAAGTAACAGCACTAGGCAAGACTGACAGTTTGACATCTGATCTGCGAACCTCGAGATGTGGGCCAGGAATCTGGTAAAGATTGCTCGGCCGCACCTGCTCCGAGTTTGGATCCCTGCCAGGCACAGGACGTGGCTGAACACGGCTAGACTGGCCAACAAAAGGCACATCCAgaacgtcgaggagcgcttTCAGGCTCACCGGCCTTGCATCCTTTAACAGCGCCGGGACTGAATCCCGCAGCCGTTGCAGGGCATTTCGCGCGTCGCAAGGCCGCATCTGAGAACTGAGGCTCCCAGAGCCCCCCAGCGAGTCCGCGTCGTCTGTGGAGCAGATATCAAGTTTCCCGATTGCCGCTTGATCGGTCAATATTTGGGCAACTTGAATAAAGTCTTCGTCGCCAAGAGAAAGGTCGAGCGGTATCGGCTCTGGGTCCGAAAACAATTGGCAAAGCGGGAGCTCAACAGCGTCCGGCTTGGAAAGTCTAGGCAGCTCCGCTGCGAGTTGATGGTCTGGTTCCTCGAAAGTTTCCAAGTCTCGTGCCGACGTCACTTGCGacgcgacgtcgtcgtcggcagcaacAACTTTGACGCTAGACTTGACCGGCGAGGTCGGTTCTTCTGTCGTATAGCTTGAACCATCTTCATCAGATCCAGCGCTGCTGTCGTCATCCTCAGATGGAGAGTTCTCCATCCTCGTCGGACTCAGGCGACTCGTATGAGACTCGAGTGCTGTTGAGGTCTTGGCCACCAAGCCGGTCTGCAGGTCGCGATCTCTCAATCTCTTTAGGTGCCTTCCGTGGCGTTTGAGGTAGTCGGTCTCCGGCAGCAACCCTGGCTCCAATCGTGGCTTTTCAGTGCTGGCAATCTTTTTGTAGTCGAACTGCCCCCCCTGCTCGTACTTTTTGTTAATCATCGGAAGCGTCGGGTCGAAGCTCATACTTTCAAACGTTCTTGTCGTCCGATTCACGTCAGCAAGCGAGGGCGTGTGTATGTGCCGTCCAGCGTCCGTCAAAGAGGCTCGGACACGCTTGAAAACTGTGTGCGGATCGAACGGACTCGGCTCTCGCTTGACCGAGCCTGAGCGTATGTCTATGCCCCGTTGCGGTGCGTTCTCGTTTCGAGAGCTCCTAGCATGCTTCAGCTCTGGTTTTGCAAAGACTGCATCGTCCCGACCTGGGACAGGCTCAGCCTTCACGTCTATTGTGTTCAGTGTTGCTTCGTCTGTCTTCTGAATatcaccatcgtcgacggcgttgtcatcggcatcatccATAGCAATCTCGAGGTCCTCTTCCTCGGGAGCCTCGTCGAAAAAGTTGAAGTCGGCGTCCGTGATATCATTGTCACCGAACATGTCACCTCCCAGATCGCCAAACATGTGATCGGCATCGCTGAGGAGGTTCACGTCATTCCTTTGTCGTTTTGAGTCGTGAAAATCGTCAGAATTATCGAAGGCCTCGCTCGTGTTGTTTGTACTTGACGAGACTGGGTCCACGTCAGGCAACGGAACGGCAGACATGGGGTTGCCGGGGCTTGACAAGGTACCGTCAAATGACGGCGTTATGCCATTCAGATGTTGCACGCCATCAGGCGGGGTCGGATAGATTGCACCGGCTGCCGTCGCACTCGGTCGTCGGATGGTCGCAGGTGATGGCACGCTAGGTCGTGGAGCGCGAGCATCGCCCAAGGCCGCGTCCTTCGCtgtcgccgctcgctcgAGTTTGCGCTTTGACAGTTTCTCCT
This sequence is a window from Purpureocillium takamizusanense chromosome 8, complete sequence. Protein-coding genes within it:
- a CDS encoding uncharacterized protein (COG:E~EggNog:ENOG503NVAM) encodes the protein MTIATELTRRLGIRVPVVQGGMMHVGTADLASAVSNAGGLGIITALIFPTPAALRDEIRRCRTLTPNPFAVNITLLPAMVPPDYGAYAQAVIDEGVRVVETAGNSPGPVIAQLKKAGITVLHKCTTIRHAESAVKLGVDFLSIDGFECAGHVGESDITNFILLSRARQQLKVPFIASGGFADGWGLAAALVLGACGINMGTRFMCTVEAPVHQRIKEEIVRAQETDTTLLLRRWRNTSRLYKNKVALEALRIERESTTGEFNEVAPLVSGKRGKEVFVNGDPEHGVWTTGQVIGLIHDIPTCDVLVNRIEREAESAIKERLSLIKPDSKL
- a CDS encoding uncharacterized protein (COG:S~EggNog:ENOG503P0DF) translates to MNTTPSTNLGSLPDHVLLGVVEQLDTARDVSHLAASCRATQAAMRREGWRSWALTRFPSYRLPAEAAADWRAVVDRLTYLDRCWERRGLSFCYFRENRGDQQGRGGQQNLRRRYGGGQSVPFASVLDVCLTSSSSGSRQQDELLACGTGEDLQVRWRTLGDKSRDTWRSLAGKDAGYSEGTGDVTAVSTIERGAKAELAVGRANGDVQLLSAAFDDSFGQPTRMLLPVDDKELNLGRSMGQRAVMWTEWQPESKILASCRSTLLTLYNLSSTDVSEKELKPMLYYDVSQDAAADSRGYASMVHCVKFLSSDTVACGVSWSSEPLQWGKIRPTGIELSPPPKRARFDGCKSAVPSRATKHTVWAIEPVGTTGNLLLSAWRDGSYRLLDMRTPSDHDAAYRDTFQPYNPSSALLAYGMQRFVAAAAMEPVVRIFDFRFPKPYYHSDALPCFGQRPYPRPWRGAHGYQEPAVDGSEPTSSRRCDDDAGTRCIWHETSRNPYWRPDATLYYTKNKREEACSLAKTSDLADSFYIGTRGAFIEAQLSLAEDARGEEADTHAAPKGWTAELSKGESLVIGETCISLCEGEGWQTARPMPTVRLRRHANQPEGPQAGSRLDGRWLSKSEPREVELV
- a CDS encoding uncharacterized protein (EggNog:ENOG503Q47D~COG:K) encodes the protein MDTAEYDTNTLLISNIASICYRIYEPPTESSQRFASSALDVESQLRKDGHVVFYEASRCGIWHFRLIGKEGHDNVTSENLDRTLDTCGHRLLLGAEGTLEPASLQKPRPHPQLTQTPTTATAGASAFDQSQRSAIPGSASQLGGTSSQDHESQSNEVTGGDSKAISTKIVYESFITALLLSISSTFCSHSGAIPLNYRTILLPATGPGPEDPAEPGPRIYPVLATLRAYITTTGALVTSFVFSRCRGLMSLSDAVTANLSLPGTPILAAPFGAMIKNQSSPGADAGSASLAQTPNTQALSLRGGYDAHDSMWKQACLKILKLRGVDPASLSDCTWVHLLVPKPRLVDVKLDQRRQQSLGCTVTLPWPGPLCFRKRVVEVSATSRVGDNLLSGHEESHDPLGDARGWFNSAPEREEKLSKRKLERAATAKDAALGDARAPRPSVPSPATIRRPSATAAGAIYPTPPDGVQHLNGITPSFDGTLSSPGNPMSAVPLPDVDPVSSSTNNTSEAFDNSDDFHDSKRQRNDVNLLSDADHMFGDLGGDMFGDNDITDADFNFFDEAPEEEDLEIAMDDADDNAVDDGDIQKTDEATLNTIDVKAEPVPGRDDAVFAKPELKHARSSRNENAPQRGIDIRSGSVKREPSPFDPHTVFKRVRASLTDAGRHIHTPSLADVNRTTRTFESMSFDPTLPMINKKYEQGGQFDYKKIASTEKPRLEPGLLPETDYLKRHGRHLKRLRDRDLQTGLVAKTSTALESHTSRLSPTRMENSPSEDDDSSAGSDEDGSSYTTEEPTSPVKSSVKVVAADDDVASQVTSARDLETFEEPDHQLAAELPRLSKPDAVELPLCQLFSDPEPIPLDLSLGDEDFIQVAQILTDQAAIGKLDICSTDDADSLGGSGSLSSQMRPCDARNALQRLRDSVPALLKDARPVSLKALLDVLDVPFVGQSSRVQPRPVPGRDPNSEQVRPSNLYQIPGPHLEVRRSDVKLSVLPSAVTFWESLGLAPSSGRKNLNAVCLFPGWPGMNDNVKTFLGRLKSVYEVLKLGSLDSMPLTADLDDGVLPYEVDRISTSPDATMTGHGSSLVESMETLRGAMNSLTVTETNIVVYYVYSPSNPGTIVEACSAFQRYFESYWKSLASQKLVAPNELVLQLVSVDLLSAPSSLVVTPGQELIKLCMETYDRCTLFSGPMPAPAIRLEQQLPRIIDFKLTVSPSASLMRENSAIHVAYAQSVDERWVTAAWTDDRGNQQETASYCLGRKGRPQSRSMNEVAREIWESTLDLISAWKVHWRINITKCGPMDQQEIDCWIDLSRTENNASVAVILMAVDTSPSLQLVPPEVKLQPPSVPFHTTPVSTPQANIVSPEQSGTPATPARDGNATAATPGTDGAGDSDSDAVLVDVTDQTWGALVGHRLNNSSSVLDIHPALISGYLIKRTGTRIEDAPVLMEVNLVHTDASPRAYEPLLREMLSHFRGLGTLARARGVVQREADVRPWHIAAAEKGVRAMYLLM